From a region of the Geothrix sp. 21YS21S-2 genome:
- the tig gene encoding trigger factor, whose translation MQSSLTHHTSTRKSIDVTVPAAEVNEEFGKVLAKIAPKVKVPGFRPGKAPKDVLMKRYEREIQSEVAENLVTRHFMAAAAQAGATPISRPALEKIELKEGAEGVFRAQFDVAPEVALPGYKGLSVTKKKRAIDEEAIAEHLESLRQQHAKFIPVEETPAAIGHYATLDIKVKPQGMKPVSYTDQVIQLAEGRPFDAEILGMKTDETKKFSITIPAEDANRAMAGKSVAYEATLKDLRAREIPELGDDFAKDLGAHESLEDLKAFVKKDLEEAAERDAVARLHSTLLDTLLDAAPFEVPSSMVSLQLDDYCQEFAEMAARQGVDPKNINWAGYRQSRMQDAERAVRSGYLLQAIGNAEDLQVTDEEIDAEIRAIMEEHKVPQPFEAFKASLEKRGSTTEIKGRVRTDKIFQMMVAAATVTEELLDKDAFAALVELERRREAGIPAARFDAGGLEGGELEHQEGGSPDSVQPAETEHVHGPDCGHDHK comes from the coding sequence ATGCAGTCCAGCCTCACGCACCACACCTCCACCCGGAAGTCCATCGACGTCACGGTCCCGGCCGCCGAGGTCAACGAGGAGTTCGGCAAGGTCCTCGCCAAGATCGCCCCGAAGGTCAAGGTGCCCGGCTTCCGTCCCGGCAAGGCCCCCAAGGACGTGCTCATGAAGCGCTACGAGCGCGAGATCCAGTCCGAGGTCGCGGAGAACCTCGTCACCCGCCACTTCATGGCCGCCGCCGCGCAGGCCGGCGCCACCCCCATCTCCCGGCCCGCCCTGGAGAAGATCGAGCTGAAGGAGGGCGCCGAGGGTGTCTTCCGCGCCCAGTTCGACGTGGCCCCCGAGGTCGCCCTGCCCGGCTACAAGGGCCTGAGCGTCACCAAGAAGAAGCGCGCCATCGACGAGGAGGCCATCGCCGAGCATCTGGAGTCCCTGCGCCAGCAGCACGCCAAGTTCATCCCCGTGGAAGAGACCCCCGCCGCCATCGGCCACTACGCCACCCTGGACATCAAGGTCAAGCCCCAGGGCATGAAGCCCGTGAGCTACACCGACCAGGTCATCCAGCTGGCCGAGGGCCGTCCCTTCGACGCCGAGATCCTCGGCATGAAGACCGACGAGACGAAGAAGTTCTCCATCACCATCCCCGCCGAGGACGCCAACCGCGCCATGGCCGGCAAGTCCGTGGCCTACGAGGCCACCCTCAAGGACCTGCGCGCCCGGGAGATCCCCGAGCTGGGCGACGACTTCGCCAAGGACCTGGGCGCCCACGAGAGCCTCGAGGACCTGAAGGCCTTCGTGAAGAAGGACCTGGAAGAGGCCGCCGAGCGCGACGCCGTGGCCCGCCTCCACTCCACCCTCCTCGACACCCTGCTGGACGCCGCCCCCTTCGAGGTGCCCTCCTCCATGGTGAGCCTCCAGCTCGACGACTATTGCCAGGAGTTCGCCGAGATGGCCGCGCGCCAGGGCGTGGACCCCAAGAACATCAACTGGGCCGGCTACCGCCAGAGCCGCATGCAGGACGCCGAGCGCGCCGTGCGCTCCGGCTACCTCCTGCAGGCCATCGGCAACGCCGAGGACCTCCAGGTCACCGACGAGGAGATCGACGCCGAGATCCGCGCCATCATGGAAGAGCACAAGGTGCCCCAGCCCTTCGAGGCCTTCAAGGCCAGCCTCGAGAAGCGCGGCTCCACCACCGAGATCAAGGGCCGGGTGCGCACCGACAAGATCTTCCAGATGATGGTGGCTGCGGCCACCGTCACCGAGGAGCTGCTGGACAAGGACGCCTTCGCGGCCCTGGTCGAGCTGGAGCGCCGCCGCGAGGCGGGCATCCCCGCGGCCCGTTTCGACGCGGGCGGCCTCGAGGGCGGCGAGCTGGAGCACCAGGAGGGCGGGTCCCCCGATTCCGTCCAGCCCGCCGAGACCGAGCACGTCCACGGCCCCGACTGCGGCCACGACCACAAGTAG
- the mog gene encoding molybdopterin adenylyltransferase, with amino-acid sequence MRPRIGIVTISDRASKGVYEDLGGPAIRDTLKAYLTTEWEESYHVIPDEQPVIEATLKALCDDEGCCLVLTTGGTGPSPRDVTPEATRAVCPRILDGFGERMRAVSLQYVPTAILSRQMAGLRGASLVVNLPGRPKSIRECLDAVFPAIPYCIELAGGPILETDPAVLKAFRPAR; translated from the coding sequence ATGAGACCACGCATCGGCATCGTCACCATCTCCGACCGCGCCAGCAAGGGCGTCTACGAGGACCTGGGCGGCCCCGCCATCCGGGACACCCTCAAGGCCTACCTCACCACCGAGTGGGAGGAAAGCTACCACGTCATCCCCGACGAGCAGCCCGTCATCGAGGCCACCCTCAAGGCCCTGTGCGACGACGAGGGCTGCTGCCTGGTGCTCACCACGGGCGGCACGGGGCCCTCGCCCAGGGACGTGACGCCCGAGGCCACCCGGGCCGTGTGCCCCCGCATCCTGGACGGCTTCGGGGAGCGCATGCGCGCCGTTTCCCTGCAGTACGTCCCCACCGCCATCCTTAGCCGGCAGATGGCCGGCCTGCGGGGCGCCAGCCTCGTGGTGAACCTCCCGGGCCGGCCCAAGTCCATCCGGGAGTGCCTGGACGCGGTCTTCCCCGCCATCCCCTACTGCATCGAGCTCGCCGGAGGCCCGATCCTGGAGACGGACCCCGCCGTCCTCAAGGCCTTCCGTCCCGCCCGCTGA
- a CDS encoding DUF6526 family protein, with the protein MTQSYATHRRLDPGYHYWGFGLLVVCIVLAAYGAIRGHAGAFTQLVLLAFLGILFLKTRIYALRVQDRVIRLEETLRMKALLPEAMQAQIARLKPGQFVALRFASDAELETRVKEALAEELGGEAIKKRIQEWRPDEFRV; encoded by the coding sequence ATGACCCAGTCCTACGCCACCCACCGCCGTCTGGATCCCGGGTACCACTACTGGGGTTTCGGGCTGCTGGTCGTCTGCATCGTCCTGGCCGCCTACGGCGCCATCCGCGGCCACGCCGGGGCCTTCACCCAGCTCGTGCTCCTGGCCTTCCTCGGCATCCTGTTCCTCAAGACGCGGATCTACGCCCTGCGGGTGCAGGACCGGGTCATCCGCCTGGAGGAGACGCTGCGCATGAAGGCCCTGCTGCCCGAGGCCATGCAGGCCCAGATCGCCCGCCTGAAGCCCGGCCAGTTCGTCGCCCTGCGCTTCGCCTCGGACGCCGAGCTGGAGACCCGCGTCAAGGAGGCCCTGGCGGAGGAGCTGGGCGGCGAGGCCATCAAGAAGCGCATCCAGGAATGGCGCCCCGACGAATTCCGGGTGTGA
- the cmk gene encoding (d)CMP kinase → MAKLPVIALDGPSGVGKSTTAKAVAQALGWQYLDTGAMYRATALALRRAGVGLEDREGLERALAGLRIQQRGTREFLGDEDVSDAIRSPEVSRMVTPVSADGRVREVLVDQQRAIAGSGGWVVDGRDIGTVVFPDACCKVFLTASVEVRARRRALELEAKGTPQPLAEVAADIQRRDLADSTRAVAPLRKAGDAVELDSGGMSLEEVVQWIVGLHRRH, encoded by the coding sequence ATGGCCAAGCTCCCCGTCATCGCCCTCGACGGCCCCTCAGGGGTCGGCAAGTCCACCACGGCCAAGGCCGTGGCCCAGGCCCTGGGGTGGCAGTACCTGGATACCGGGGCCATGTACCGGGCCACGGCCCTGGCGCTGCGGCGCGCGGGGGTGGGGCTGGAGGACCGGGAGGGGCTGGAGCGGGCCCTGGCGGGGCTTCGCATCCAGCAGCGGGGAACCCGGGAGTTCCTGGGGGACGAGGACGTCAGCGACGCGATCCGCTCGCCGGAGGTGAGCCGCATGGTCACGCCGGTGTCCGCGGACGGACGGGTGCGGGAGGTGCTGGTGGACCAGCAGCGGGCCATCGCGGGCTCGGGGGGCTGGGTGGTGGACGGGCGGGACATCGGGACGGTGGTGTTCCCGGACGCGTGCTGCAAGGTGTTCCTCACGGCCAGCGTGGAGGTGCGGGCCCGCCGCCGGGCGCTGGAGCTGGAGGCCAAGGGGACGCCCCAGCCCCTGGCGGAGGTGGCGGCGGACATCCAGCGCCGGGACCTGGCGGACTCCACCCGGGCCGTCGCTCCCCTCAGGAAGGCCGGGGACGCGGTGGAGCTGGACTCCGGGGGAATGAGCCTGGAGGAGGTGGTCCAGTGGATCGTGGGGCTCCACAGGCGCCACTGA
- a CDS encoding biotin/lipoyl-containing protein: MPTKFKLTLEGNAYDVERREGLMVVNGVEFSLATKENQILIAGTPHTVKLGAGVAEVDGISYTVSAEGLEEPPQARGRRAASSNAAAEAGALVAIMPGLIIKILKKEGDRVEAGEVILVLEAMKMQNELQAKAAGVIRQMNVKQGDNVEMRQVLCVIE; the protein is encoded by the coding sequence ATGCCGACCAAATTCAAGCTGACCCTGGAAGGCAACGCCTACGACGTGGAGCGCCGCGAAGGACTCATGGTGGTCAACGGCGTGGAATTTTCCCTGGCCACCAAGGAGAACCAGATACTCATCGCCGGCACCCCCCACACCGTCAAGCTCGGCGCCGGGGTGGCCGAGGTGGACGGCATCTCCTACACGGTCTCCGCCGAGGGCCTGGAGGAACCCCCCCAGGCCCGGGGACGGCGCGCCGCCAGCTCCAACGCCGCCGCCGAAGCCGGGGCCCTGGTGGCCATCATGCCCGGCCTCATCATCAAGATCCTCAAGAAGGAAGGGGACCGGGTGGAGGCCGGCGAGGTCATCCTCGTCCTGGAGGCCATGAAGATGCAGAACGAGCTCCAGGCCAAAGCCGCCGGCGTCATCCGCCAGATGAACGTCAAGCAGGGCGACAACGTGGAGATGCGGCAGGTGCTCTGCGTCATCGAGTAG
- a CDS encoding pyruvate carboxylase subunit B: MAATPLMICETLLRDAHQSLLATRMRTEDMLPLCEALDEIGYWSLEVWGGATFDSAIRFLGEDPWERLRALRKALPRTRLQMLLRGQNVVGYKHYPDDILEHFIRLARKNGIDVFRIFDALNDLRNMEPAMRFAKAAGGHVQGTISYTISPFHTDKAFVQMGRDLKSMGADSIALKDMAGLITPYIAYDLVKALKEEVGLPVQLHTHYTSGFGTAALIKAAEAGVDVVDTAISSMSMSTSQPPTETIVAALKGQPRDTGLDLARLADISRRMEKIRKKYASFEAGVAAVDVNVLQFQVPGGMLSNLVGQLRSQGAMDKYYEVLDEIPKVRKEMGYPPLVTPSSQIVGTQATLNVVLGERYKVIPEEVKQYFRGCYGKPPAPMDPDIQKLAIGSEKPITCRPAELLEPGWEAAKKEIGDLAESDEDICSYALFPQIAKPFLARRRQGLGGKEEVAAAIAAALFAQTDAKAAKPAAGPVRAGSMWKMAGRTGAQRGW; this comes from the coding sequence ATGGCAGCCACACCCTTGATGATCTGCGAAACCCTCCTTCGGGACGCGCACCAGAGCCTCCTGGCCACGCGCATGCGAACCGAGGACATGCTTCCCCTTTGCGAGGCCCTGGACGAGATCGGCTACTGGTCCCTGGAAGTGTGGGGCGGCGCCACCTTCGACTCCGCCATCCGCTTCCTGGGCGAGGATCCCTGGGAGCGCCTGCGGGCGCTCAGGAAGGCCCTGCCGAGGACCCGCCTGCAGATGCTGCTGCGCGGCCAGAACGTCGTCGGCTACAAGCACTACCCCGACGACATCCTCGAGCACTTCATCCGGCTGGCGAGGAAGAACGGCATCGACGTCTTCCGCATCTTCGACGCCCTGAACGACCTGCGCAACATGGAACCCGCCATGCGGTTCGCCAAGGCCGCCGGGGGCCACGTGCAGGGGACCATCTCATACACCATCAGCCCCTTCCACACGGACAAGGCCTTCGTGCAGATGGGCCGGGACCTCAAGTCCATGGGCGCCGATTCCATCGCCCTCAAGGACATGGCCGGCCTGATCACCCCCTACATCGCCTATGACCTCGTCAAGGCGCTCAAGGAGGAGGTGGGCCTTCCGGTGCAGCTGCACACCCACTACACCTCCGGCTTCGGCACGGCCGCGCTCATCAAGGCGGCGGAAGCCGGCGTGGACGTGGTGGACACCGCCATCTCGTCGATGTCCATGTCCACCTCCCAGCCCCCCACGGAGACCATCGTCGCCGCCCTCAAGGGCCAGCCGCGGGACACGGGGCTGGACCTGGCCAGGCTCGCCGACATCTCCCGCCGCATGGAGAAGATCCGCAAGAAGTACGCGAGCTTCGAGGCCGGCGTGGCCGCGGTGGACGTCAACGTCCTGCAGTTCCAGGTGCCGGGCGGCATGCTCAGCAACCTGGTGGGCCAGCTCCGCTCCCAGGGCGCCATGGACAAGTACTACGAGGTCCTGGACGAGATCCCCAAGGTGCGCAAGGAGATGGGCTATCCGCCCCTGGTGACCCCCTCCAGCCAGATCGTGGGCACCCAGGCCACCCTCAACGTGGTCCTGGGCGAGCGCTACAAGGTGATCCCCGAGGAGGTGAAGCAGTACTTCCGCGGCTGCTACGGCAAGCCCCCCGCGCCCATGGACCCCGACATCCAGAAGCTGGCCATCGGCAGCGAGAAGCCCATCACCTGCCGGCCCGCGGAGCTGCTCGAGCCCGGCTGGGAGGCGGCGAAGAAGGAGATCGGGGACCTGGCGGAGAGCGACGAGGACATCTGCTCCTACGCCCTCTTCCCCCAGATCGCCAAGCCCTTCCTGGCGCGCCGCCGCCAGGGCCTGGGCGGCAAGGAGGAGGTGGCCGCGGCCATCGCCGCCGCGCTGTTCGCGCAGACCGACGCCAAGGCCGCCAAGCCCGCCGCCGGGCCCGTGCGGGCCGGCTCCATGTGGAAGATGGCCGGCAGGACCGGCGCTCAGAGGGGATGGTGA
- a CDS encoding cupin domain-containing protein, with protein MGNKTSIKELAKHLTTPYSHLELGQVNDHAAYVMNFKDVYPFHRHIQDELYLVLQGEITIRFKNAAPIRLRKGESTVVRAYTTHSSESLEGALVLMVKPKEMFPHPSEVE; from the coding sequence ATGGGCAACAAGACCAGCATCAAGGAACTCGCGAAGCATCTCACCACGCCCTACAGCCACCTCGAGCTCGGCCAGGTCAACGACCACGCCGCCTACGTCATGAACTTCAAGGACGTGTATCCCTTCCACCGGCACATCCAGGACGAGCTCTACCTGGTGCTCCAGGGGGAGATCACCATCCGGTTCAAGAACGCGGCCCCCATCCGCCTGCGCAAGGGCGAGAGCACCGTGGTCCGGGCCTACACCACCCACTCCTCCGAATCCCTGGAGGGGGCGCTGGTGCTCATGGTGAAGCCCAAGGAAATGTTCCCCCATCCCTCTGAAGTGGAGTAG
- a CDS encoding acyl-CoA carboxylase subunit beta, which translates to MDTKAKKEMLEKLRREALLGGGQDRIDAQHAKGKMTARERVETFLDKGTFRELDAFVAHRTHDFQMDKKTFLGDSVVTGWGQVEGRPVYVFSQDFTVLGGSLGEVHAEKICKVMDLAVKNGVPVVGLNDSGGARIQEGVVSLGAYADIFLRNTLASGVVPQISAILGPCAGGAVYSPALTDFIMMVKKTSHMFITGPDVVKTVTHEDVSMDDLGGAVIHSTKSGVAHFVAEDEKDALASLRNLLSYLPSNNMEDAPRVETGDDPNRREEALNTIVPDDPRKAYDMHEVIGHVVDNGEFLEVHATFAGNIIVGFARMDGHTVGIVANQPLVLAGVLDIDASVKGARFVRFCDAFNIPIITFEDVPGFMPGVDQEHRGIILHGAKLLYAYCEATVPKLTVITRKAYGGAYDVMSSKHIRGDYNVSWPTGEIAVMGPDGAVNIIFRKEISEAGDPAAKRAELIELYKDKFANPFVAAGRGYLDDVIDPADTRARLIEALKISQNKRDTNPPRKHSTMPL; encoded by the coding sequence ATGGATACCAAGGCAAAGAAGGAGATGCTCGAGAAGCTCCGCAGGGAGGCGCTGCTCGGGGGCGGCCAGGACCGCATCGACGCCCAGCACGCCAAGGGCAAGATGACCGCCCGCGAGCGGGTGGAGACCTTCCTCGACAAGGGCACCTTCCGGGAGCTGGACGCCTTCGTCGCCCACCGCACCCACGACTTCCAGATGGACAAGAAGACCTTCCTGGGCGACAGCGTCGTCACCGGTTGGGGCCAGGTGGAAGGCCGTCCCGTCTACGTCTTCAGCCAGGACTTCACCGTCCTGGGCGGCAGCCTGGGCGAGGTGCACGCCGAGAAGATCTGCAAGGTGATGGACCTGGCCGTGAAGAACGGCGTGCCCGTCGTGGGCCTGAACGACAGCGGGGGCGCCCGGATCCAGGAGGGCGTCGTGAGCCTCGGGGCCTACGCCGACATCTTCCTGCGCAACACCCTGGCCTCGGGCGTCGTTCCCCAGATCAGCGCCATCCTCGGCCCCTGCGCCGGGGGCGCCGTCTACAGCCCCGCCCTCACCGACTTCATCATGATGGTCAAGAAGACCAGCCACATGTTCATCACGGGACCCGACGTGGTGAAGACCGTCACCCACGAGGACGTCTCCATGGACGACCTGGGCGGAGCCGTCATCCACTCCACGAAGAGCGGAGTGGCCCACTTCGTAGCCGAGGACGAGAAGGACGCCCTCGCCAGCCTGCGCAACCTCCTCTCCTATCTCCCGTCCAACAACATGGAGGACGCGCCAAGGGTCGAAACCGGCGACGATCCCAACCGCCGGGAGGAGGCCCTCAACACCATCGTCCCCGACGATCCGCGCAAGGCCTACGACATGCACGAAGTCATCGGCCACGTGGTCGACAACGGCGAGTTCCTGGAGGTCCACGCGACCTTCGCCGGCAACATCATCGTGGGCTTCGCCCGCATGGACGGGCACACCGTGGGCATCGTGGCCAACCAGCCGCTGGTGCTCGCCGGGGTCCTGGACATCGACGCCTCCGTGAAGGGCGCCCGGTTCGTCAGGTTCTGCGACGCCTTCAACATCCCCATCATCACCTTCGAGGACGTCCCCGGCTTCATGCCCGGCGTCGACCAGGAGCACCGCGGCATCATCCTCCACGGCGCCAAGCTGCTCTACGCCTACTGCGAGGCCACCGTCCCCAAGCTCACCGTCATCACCCGCAAGGCCTACGGCGGCGCCTACGACGTGATGAGCTCCAAGCACATCCGGGGCGACTACAACGTCTCCTGGCCCACGGGCGAGATCGCCGTCATGGGCCCCGACGGCGCCGTGAACATCATCTTCCGCAAGGAGATCTCCGAGGCCGGGGATCCCGCGGCCAAGCGCGCCGAGCTCATCGAGCTCTACAAGGACAAGTTCGCCAACCCCTTCGTGGCCGCCGGCCGGGGCTACCTGGACGACGTGATCGACCCCGCCGACACCCGCGCCCGCCTCATCGAGGCCCTGAAGATCTCCCAGAACAAGCGCGACACCAATCCCCCGCGCAAGCACAGCACCATGCCTTTGTGA
- a CDS encoding exonuclease domain-containing protein produces MSFADLTYLVVDTETTGLSPSADRVVSVAGVWVRTGEGILRRESFLVDPGIPIPPEASAIHHIVDRHVAGAPALGEVLPVFQKGDFDAYAAHNAAFDFGFLPRAGRPVLCTMRLARKLWPKLGRYSNQYLRYFLQLEVVEAEGLPAHEALADALVTSRLLLRELAWLQEHPQPGVETVQDLIAWAEAPSLLETCQFGSKHRGVPWAQVPKDYLAWMKREVKDMDPDLRYTVEHYLQRV; encoded by the coding sequence ATGAGCTTTGCCGATTTGACCTATCTGGTGGTGGACACCGAGACCACAGGTCTCAGCCCGTCCGCCGACAGGGTCGTGTCCGTGGCCGGGGTCTGGGTCCGGACCGGGGAGGGCATCCTCCGCCGGGAAAGCTTCCTGGTGGACCCGGGCATCCCCATCCCCCCGGAGGCCTCGGCCATCCACCACATCGTGGACCGGCACGTGGCAGGCGCCCCCGCCCTGGGCGAGGTGCTGCCCGTCTTCCAGAAGGGCGATTTCGACGCCTACGCGGCCCACAACGCCGCCTTCGATTTCGGTTTCCTGCCCAGGGCGGGACGCCCGGTCCTTTGCACCATGCGCCTGGCCCGCAAGCTCTGGCCGAAGCTCGGCCGTTATTCCAATCAATACCTCCGGTACTTCCTCCAACTGGAGGTGGTCGAGGCGGAGGGCCTGCCGGCCCACGAGGCCCTTGCGGACGCGCTGGTGACCAGCCGGCTTCTCCTCCGGGAACTGGCCTGGCTCCAGGAGCATCCCCAGCCCGGCGTGGAGACGGTCCAGGATCTCATCGCCTGGGCCGAGGCCCCCAGCCTCCTGGAGACCTGCCAGTTCGGCAGCAAGCACCGGGGCGTGCCCTGGGCCCAGGTTCCCAAGGACTACCTCGCGTGGATGAAGCGCGAGGTCAAGGACATGGACCCCGACCTCCGGTACACGGTAGAACACTACCTGCAGCGGGTTTGA
- a CDS encoding HAMP domain-containing sensor histidine kinase produces MSPRTLHKTQARCWSGAKALAEAREEHRQALRKVAHDLRNPLNSILLMAQLLEETGGSPEAARIARRIQKQCSEMNELVDKALERVPD; encoded by the coding sequence ATGAGCCCCAGAACCCTCCACAAGACCCAGGCGCGCTGCTGGTCCGGCGCCAAGGCCCTGGCCGAGGCCAGGGAGGAGCACCGCCAGGCCCTCCGGAAGGTGGCCCACGACCTGCGGAACCCGCTCAACAGCATCCTCCTCATGGCCCAGCTCCTGGAGGAGACGGGCGGCTCGCCCGAAGCCGCCAGGATCGCCAGGCGCATCCAGAAGCAGTGTTCGGAAATGAACGAACTGGTGGACAAAGCCCTGGAAAGAGTCCCTGATTAG
- a CDS encoding PIG-L deacetylase family protein, whose product MSHPYTHYVEEYVKLQEEARTMPLGDLAPAHAPRLMDNAPRVLVFAPHPDDESITGALTLRLRRELNYRVCVVAVTQGSRVDRQEARLQEMYGACHFLGFELITTRQNGLASVNPKTRGGNPDGWATSVETIAQIISYHRPSFIVIPHDQDWNSTHLGTHHLVVDALKTLGPAFKCRIVETEYWHPMADPNLMIQSTPGEVADLVAATSFHKGEVVRNPYHLTLPSWMSDNVRRGGEIVGGQGEATPVWNFASLYRVRDWVRGGFETCLKAGRIIPTGGDLAAVFKIQ is encoded by the coding sequence GTGAGTCATCCCTACACCCACTACGTTGAGGAATACGTCAAGCTGCAGGAGGAGGCCCGCACCATGCCCCTGGGCGACCTGGCTCCCGCCCATGCGCCCAGGCTCATGGACAACGCTCCCCGGGTGCTGGTCTTCGCTCCCCATCCCGACGACGAGTCCATCACCGGAGCCCTGACCCTGCGCCTTCGCCGCGAGCTCAACTACCGCGTCTGCGTGGTGGCCGTGACCCAGGGCAGCCGGGTGGACCGGCAGGAAGCCCGTCTCCAGGAGATGTACGGAGCCTGCCACTTCCTGGGCTTCGAGCTCATCACCACCCGGCAGAACGGCCTCGCCAGCGTCAACCCCAAGACCCGGGGCGGCAACCCCGACGGCTGGGCCACCTCGGTGGAGACCATCGCCCAGATCATCTCCTACCACCGCCCCTCCTTCATCGTGATCCCCCACGACCAGGACTGGAACAGCACCCACCTGGGCACCCACCACCTGGTGGTGGACGCCCTCAAGACCCTCGGACCGGCCTTCAAGTGCCGCATCGTCGAGACCGAGTACTGGCATCCCATGGCGGATCCCAACCTCATGATCCAGTCCACCCCCGGGGAAGTGGCGGACCTGGTGGCGGCCACGTCCTTCCACAAGGGCGAAGTTGTCCGCAACCCCTACCACCTCACCCTGCCCTCCTGGATGTCCGACAACGTCCGCCGGGGCGGCGAGATCGTGGGCGGCCAGGGCGAGGCCACGCCGGTCTGGAACTTCGCCTCCCTCTACCGCGTGCGGGACTGGGTGCGGGGCGGCTTCGAGACCTGCCTCAAGGCCGGGCGCATCATCCCCACCGGCGGCGACCTCGCGGCCGTGTTCAAGATCCAGTAG
- a CDS encoding bifunctional helix-turn-helix domain-containing protein/methylated-DNA--[protein]-cysteine S-methyltransferase yields the protein MSESDFARCARAIRFLCESVQEQPRLAEVAARAGVSEFHFQRMFQQWAGISPKRFLQYLTLQEAKGLLMESRSLLEASLELGLSSPSRLHDLFLSLECMTPGQFKERARGVQVGWTVVPTPFGPALLAALDGRLCGLSFLEGEDPGPALEELRARWPLAEFRREELAPLAEALGARFRGEPGRPLSLMLQGSPFQLRVWEALLAIPEGRVLSYGDLARTLGEPGASRAVGAAVGRNPIAWLIPCHRIIQGSGALGGYHWGAGRKRVILALERARISA from the coding sequence ATGTCCGAGAGCGATTTCGCGCGGTGCGCCAGGGCCATCCGGTTCCTCTGCGAGAGCGTCCAGGAGCAGCCCCGCCTGGCCGAGGTGGCCGCCCGGGCCGGGGTGAGCGAGTTCCACTTCCAGCGGATGTTCCAGCAGTGGGCGGGCATCAGCCCCAAGCGGTTCCTCCAGTACCTGACCCTCCAGGAGGCCAAGGGGCTCCTCATGGAATCCCGCTCCCTGCTGGAGGCCAGCCTGGAGCTGGGGCTGTCCAGCCCCAGCCGCCTCCACGACCTGTTCCTGTCGCTGGAGTGCATGACGCCTGGGCAGTTCAAGGAGCGGGCCCGGGGCGTCCAGGTGGGCTGGACGGTCGTGCCCACGCCTTTCGGACCGGCCCTCCTGGCGGCCCTGGACGGACGCCTCTGCGGCCTTTCCTTCCTGGAGGGGGAGGACCCCGGCCCCGCGCTGGAGGAGCTGCGGGCCCGGTGGCCCCTGGCGGAATTCCGGCGCGAGGAGCTCGCTCCCCTGGCGGAGGCCCTGGGCGCGCGCTTCCGGGGCGAGCCGGGTCGGCCCCTCTCCCTGATGCTCCAGGGCTCTCCCTTCCAGCTCCGGGTGTGGGAGGCCCTGCTGGCCATTCCGGAGGGCCGGGTGCTTTCCTACGGCGACCTGGCCCGCACCCTGGGCGAGCCCGGCGCAAGCCGGGCGGTGGGGGCTGCCGTGGGCAGGAACCCCATCGCCTGGCTCATTCCGTGCCACCGCATCATCCAGGGCTCGGGGGCCCTCGGGGGCTACCACTGGGGCGCCGGGAGGAAGCGGGTGATCCTCGCGCTGGAAAGGGCGCGGATCAGCGCGTGA